From Butyricimonas paravirosa, one genomic window encodes:
- a CDS encoding carboxymuconolactone decarboxylase family protein produces the protein MSEMVEQFRAYRAKMNEKILAADNKVIKRIYNLDTNTYMDGALSSKVKEMLGLATSMVLRCDDCIKYHLEKCHQYGVTTEELFEIFSVANLVGGTIVIPHTRRALEYWEELQGMAGND, from the coding sequence ATGAGTGAAATGGTTGAGCAATTCCGGGCATACCGGGCTAAAATGAACGAGAAAATACTGGCAGCCGATAATAAAGTGATCAAACGGATCTATAATCTGGATACCAATACATATATGGACGGAGCTTTATCCTCAAAAGTAAAAGAAATGTTGGGATTAGCGACGTCAATGGTGTTGCGTTGTGATGATTGTATCAAATATCATTTGGAAAAATGTCATCAGTACGGGGTGACCACGGAAGAGTTGTTCGAAATATTCTCTGTTGCCAATCTGGTGGGAGGAACCATCGTGATCCCTCATACACGGCGGGCTTTGGAATATTGGGAGGAGTTGCAGGGAATGGCCGGGAATGACTAA
- a CDS encoding magnesium transporter CorA family protein — translation MRTFLMGKVGFVEKKVWEPNCWINVVSPTQDDLRYLIDEMGIPEAFIDDVEDVDERSRLEVEDGWTLMILRIPFKSVDTSIPFITVPLGIIVKEDMFVTVCYYETEMIPDFINYVIRKNLEIANNWDLVFRLFLSASVWYLKYLKQINAQMHMAEVELERSIRNEELQRLLKIEKSLVFFITSLRGNDNLLIKMKTLKVQRQFFDEDLVEDVEIELRQAQDSARIYSDILSGTMDAYASVISNNLNIVMKRMTSISIILMLPTLIASLYGMNVPNSLEENPYGFLIVIVISILFSVFGFIVFKWRHWF, via the coding sequence ATGAGAACTTTCCTAATGGGTAAAGTAGGGTTCGTGGAAAAGAAAGTATGGGAACCCAATTGCTGGATTAATGTTGTTTCACCCACTCAGGACGATCTTCGCTACCTGATCGACGAAATGGGAATTCCGGAGGCTTTTATTGATGACGTTGAAGACGTGGACGAGCGTTCCCGTTTGGAAGTAGAGGATGGATGGACGCTGATGATCCTGCGTATTCCTTTTAAGTCGGTAGATACAAGTATTCCTTTCATCACGGTGCCTTTGGGGATTATCGTGAAGGAGGATATGTTCGTAACCGTGTGTTATTACGAGACAGAAATGATTCCCGATTTCATCAATTACGTGATTCGTAAAAACTTGGAGATTGCCAATAACTGGGATCTTGTCTTCCGTTTGTTTCTTTCTGCCTCCGTGTGGTATTTGAAATACTTGAAACAAATCAATGCCCAGATGCACATGGCAGAGGTCGAATTGGAACGTTCCATCCGGAATGAAGAATTACAACGGTTGCTAAAAATCGAGAAATCGTTGGTATTTTTTATCACTTCTTTGCGTGGGAATGATAATTTGTTGATCAAAATGAAGACCTTGAAAGTGCAGCGGCAATTTTTCGACGAGGATTTGGTGGAGGACGTGGAGATCGAATTGCGGCAGGCTCAGGATTCGGCCCGTATTTATAGCGATATTTTAAGCGGTACAATGGATGCCTATGCTTCGGTAATTTCCAATAACTTGAATATCGTGATGAAACGGATGACGTCCATCTCGATTATATTAATGTTACCGACCTTGATTGCCAGTTTGTACGGGATGAATGTCCCGAACTCTTTGGAGGAAAATCCATACGGATTTTTGATCGTGATTGTTATCTCGATACTCTTTTCCGTCTTCGGTTTCATCGTGTTTAAATGGCGCCATTGGTTTTAA
- the rseP gene encoding RIP metalloprotease RseP has translation MDVLVKILQFLLSLSILVMLHELGHFVAAKIFKVRVEKFFIFFNPWFSLFRFKRGETEYGMGWLPLGGYVKIAGMIDESMDLEQMKEPAKPYEFRSKPAWQRLIIMIGGVLVNFILAFFIYIMILYAWGEQYLPTENAKYGVVCDSLLLNAGLRNGDMILSLDNKKVENFFEIPGYILMENPKTIQVMRDGQVMNINLPSTLIGEMLAYSSKGFKRIALLTPRYKYDGSIQGFADESPARNAGMLEEDRVLELDGHSFTFYDEYIDLIRSHRDSILNTKVLRGSDTLSIPIALGSGKVIGVYPKVINDFEYAVKEYSFFGAIPAGINMGFDWIKSYLKQFKLFKNPEAFRSVGGFISIGNIFPSVWDWRAFWELTAMLSIILGVMNLLPIPALDGGHVMFLLYEVITRRKPNEKFMENAQIVGMFFLLFLLLFANINDILKLFV, from the coding sequence ATGGATGTATTAGTAAAGATATTACAGTTTTTGTTGAGCCTCTCGATTCTGGTTATGTTGCATGAGTTGGGGCATTTTGTGGCGGCAAAAATATTTAAAGTACGAGTGGAGAAGTTTTTTATTTTCTTCAACCCGTGGTTTTCCCTGTTTCGTTTTAAAAGGGGAGAAACTGAATACGGGATGGGATGGTTGCCTCTTGGCGGATACGTGAAGATTGCAGGAATGATTGACGAGTCCATGGATCTGGAGCAAATGAAAGAACCGGCAAAACCTTACGAGTTCCGCTCCAAACCGGCTTGGCAAAGATTGATCATCATGATCGGCGGGGTACTTGTTAATTTTATCCTGGCGTTTTTCATTTACATCATGATTCTTTACGCGTGGGGAGAGCAGTACTTGCCTACCGAGAATGCGAAATATGGAGTTGTATGCGACTCCTTGTTACTTAATGCCGGGTTGCGAAATGGGGATATGATCTTATCCTTGGACAATAAAAAAGTAGAGAATTTCTTCGAAATTCCGGGGTATATCTTAATGGAAAACCCGAAGACGATACAGGTTATGCGGGATGGTCAGGTGATGAATATAAATCTTCCTTCTACATTGATCGGGGAGATGCTGGCCTATTCCTCGAAAGGGTTTAAGCGGATAGCCTTACTGACACCCCGTTATAAATATGACGGTTCGATACAAGGGTTTGCCGATGAATCACCTGCCCGGAATGCCGGAATGTTGGAAGAAGACCGGGTGCTGGAATTAGACGGACATTCATTTACTTTCTATGACGAGTATATTGATTTGATACGTTCACACCGGGACAGTATATTGAATACAAAAGTATTGCGTGGGAGCGATACCCTTTCTATCCCTATTGCTCTTGGAAGTGGTAAAGTGATCGGGGTGTATCCGAAAGTGATAAACGATTTCGAGTACGCCGTGAAAGAATACTCCTTCTTTGGTGCTATCCCCGCGGGAATTAACATGGGATTTGACTGGATCAAGTCCTATCTGAAACAATTCAAATTATTTAAAAACCCGGAAGCTTTCAGGTCCGTGGGAGGATTTATTTCTATCGGGAACATATTCCCCAGCGTGTGGGATTGGCGGGCTTTCTGGGAATTAACGGCCATGTTGTCCATTATTCTGGGCGTAATGAACCTTTTACCTATTCCGGCATTGGATGGAGGGCACGTGATGTTCTTGCTCTACGAGGTGATAACACGTCGCAAGCCGAATGAGAAATTTATGGAGAACGCCCAGATCGTGGGAATGTTCTTCTTGTTGTTCTTGTTGTTGTTCGCGAACATCAACGATATATTGAAATTATTTGTTTAG
- a CDS encoding efflux RND transporter periplasmic adaptor subunit has protein sequence MNKGLKRVLQIGIPVVIVGAIVIPRLDFSSDKETSTPTTAPKAANRGALPVSGIVASMSTSGNGIPVTGLLVANEEVELVSETAGKVVKIAFEEGTLVKKGTLLVKVDDSDLQAQLARAEFQKELLAAKLERQRILLKRESISVEEFQQLETEYNMNLADIELLKVKIARTEIRAPFDGRMGFRFVSEGSYLQPSTKVSTIVDNSYLKIEFSIPEKYIDLPLVGRKLTFQPSGMEHQIEAEVYAVDPQADVATHTINLRARYRNTKNLVAGMFVKGELMTAENLKYILVPTEAVVPEMDGKRLWVVKNKKATSVPVQTDSRDSQFVEVTSGIQVGDTVLTGGLMQLREGMIVNVKLNK, from the coding sequence ATGAACAAAGGTTTAAAGAGAGTTTTACAAATTGGAATTCCGGTCGTGATCGTGGGAGCGATCGTGATCCCTCGTTTGGATTTTTCTTCGGATAAAGAGACGTCAACCCCGACAACAGCTCCCAAGGCGGCTAACCGGGGAGCTTTACCGGTATCGGGTATCGTGGCATCTATGTCAACTTCCGGTAATGGAATTCCCGTAACGGGATTATTGGTTGCAAATGAAGAAGTCGAACTGGTTTCGGAAACGGCCGGTAAAGTTGTGAAGATCGCTTTTGAAGAAGGGACGTTGGTGAAGAAAGGAACCTTGTTGGTGAAAGTGGATGATTCGGATTTGCAGGCTCAACTCGCTCGTGCCGAATTCCAGAAAGAATTATTGGCTGCCAAATTGGAAAGACAGCGGATACTATTAAAACGGGAATCCATCAGCGTGGAAGAATTTCAACAGTTGGAGACCGAGTACAATATGAATCTGGCTGATATTGAATTATTAAAGGTTAAAATTGCTCGAACTGAAATCCGGGCTCCCTTTGACGGTCGAATGGGATTCCGTTTCGTGAGTGAGGGGAGTTACTTGCAACCGAGTACTAAGGTGTCCACGATTGTTGATAACTCTTATCTGAAAATTGAATTTTCTATTCCTGAAAAATATATTGATCTGCCTTTAGTGGGTAGAAAACTTACCTTCCAGCCTAGCGGTATGGAACATCAGATCGAGGCGGAAGTGTATGCTGTTGATCCACAGGCAGACGTGGCAACTCATACTATAAATCTGCGGGCTCGTTACCGGAATACTAAAAATCTTGTAGCCGGAATGTTCGTGAAAGGGGAATTGATGACGGCTGAGAATTTGAAATATATACTTGTTCCGACAGAGGCCGTCGTGCCGGAGATGGATGGGAAACGTTTGTGGGTAGTGAAAAATAAAAAGGCTACCAGCGTACCCGTGCAAACAGACAGTCGGGATTCCCAGTTCGTGGAAGTAACTTCCGGAATACAGGTGGGTGACACCGTGTTAACGGGAGGCTTGATGCAATTGCGTGAGGGAATGATCGTGAATGTCAAGTTGAATAAATAG
- a CDS encoding endonuclease: MFLKACIEVFLLCVSCVSYAQTGVRERVVFYNTENLFDTRNDTLTADDDFTPRGKQHWNRERYTRKLLNISKVLNSLGAGKFPLLIGLSEVENRDVVSDLVNKTVLADGDYGIVHADSPDARGIDVALLYRKNSFRLLHNAFFPVRLKSGETTRDILYCEGISAPNDTLHVFVCHFPSMRGGEAKSEWKRVKAASVVRQKVDSIQDLHPRAMILILGDLNGRANTPAQKALKTQDPESGTIKSENFYNTGYYLLGKNYGSYRYQGEWQTLDHIIVSGNLLNGKADLQVSRRMGIYDADFLLEEERGTFGVRPKPTYRGPHYIGGYSDHLPVFIDLKK, translated from the coding sequence ATGTTTCTAAAGGCCTGCATCGAGGTATTTTTATTGTGTGTCTCCTGTGTTTCATACGCCCAGACGGGGGTGCGGGAACGAGTCGTGTTCTATAATACGGAAAATCTATTTGATACCCGAAACGACACGCTGACGGCAGATGACGATTTTACTCCCCGGGGAAAACAGCATTGGAATCGGGAACGTTACACCCGAAAGTTACTCAATATCTCGAAAGTGTTAAACAGTCTCGGGGCGGGAAAGTTTCCGCTACTCATCGGCTTGAGCGAGGTGGAGAATCGGGATGTTGTTTCCGACTTGGTAAACAAAACGGTGTTGGCGGATGGTGATTATGGTATTGTACATGCCGACTCCCCGGATGCAAGGGGAATTGATGTTGCCTTACTCTATCGGAAAAATTCATTCCGGTTATTGCATAACGCTTTCTTTCCAGTCCGTTTGAAAAGCGGGGAGACTACCCGGGATATACTTTATTGTGAGGGGATATCGGCCCCAAACGATACTCTTCATGTTTTTGTTTGTCATTTCCCTTCCATGCGGGGTGGGGAGGCGAAAAGTGAATGGAAACGGGTAAAAGCGGCGTCTGTCGTGAGGCAGAAGGTGGATTCTATACAGGATCTTCATCCCCGGGCCATGATTTTGATTTTGGGAGATTTGAACGGGCGGGCGAATACACCCGCGCAAAAGGCGTTGAAAACTCAAGATCCGGAATCCGGGACAATTAAATCTGAAAACTTTTACAACACCGGGTATTACTTGCTGGGGAAAAACTATGGTAGTTATCGTTACCAGGGAGAGTGGCAGACGCTGGATCACATCATCGTTTCCGGGAACCTGTTGAACGGGAAAGCTGATTTGCAGGTATCCCGAAGAATGGGTATCTATGATGCGGATTTTCTACTTGAAGAAGAGCGAGGGACTTTCGGTGTTCGTCCGAAACCGACCTATCGGGGGCCTCACTACATTGGAGGATATAGCGATCATCTTCCGGTCTTTATCGATTTAAAGAAATAA
- a CDS encoding ATP-binding protein: MSTKNVLRISLLFICCCHVFLTKANIHDRGYILILNSYAESDVWANHAIDSIRKDHSIKEDIWVESLNMLLEDSVTGLQKRRDYILAKYDTAPRCVVMLGNSIWCVFEDVFKEIWKDVPVILCVREDYVGPLDVMLKREEINPKDIIPLQDKLNGLNVTLIECPVYIRETIDEMKRLLPNMKKIVLISDRHYVSAQIREKMRHVCETYFPDLDVSYFIEGQINMDQMLDSIYSYDMNEVGLLYFSWVQRKEIAGNKYLSTNNHKAISYFDNHPVFTLEDNGIHDGDMAGGYFYLGKDFAHTVTRTLREVLDGKEAKDIPLQVAGKPNYYLSYPILQKAGIPTSLYPDNAVYLFAPEGFWEQARYMLLAIIVLLFITYLLWIRLRLLKKERVLHDRELVLLEKYKALFTNMPLAYMKHRLIYNAKGDVVDYQVEEVNPMFEECFAKAEKVVGKKGSELRGSRYNEFVVLYKKMFIEKKSFTFEYYYSATQKYYEIINIASTEKGMVDIFCVDVTDLRKTRSMLESVNYKLSMALDVANITPWRWDLERHTVLCDVNRPIELKHCTDNEDSLAVPEEQYFSKIHKDDRERVKAAYSALIAGKVAKIREEYRVLDKSEHHYSYEWVEAQATVDQRDKNGKPLSLVGSSVVITTRKQMELALRDAKEHAEESNRLKSAFLANMSHEIRTPLNAIVGFSNILASTEAEEEKREYINIIENNNTLLLQLISDILDLSKIESGSMEFAYSEFDLNALMRGLEQTSCLRLTSAKVEIKFDEYLPDCCIRSEKNRLTQVISNLINNAIKFTKEGTIRFGYHLLEKDSLYFYVSDTGCGIDADKKDAVFERFVKLNNFAQGTGLGLSICKTIVERMGGKIGVESEVGQGTTFWFTIPYVAVKLHCQEIKEEKIVQQVVEKNKLKILVAEDNPSNYMLFESILKKDYQLIHAWNGREAVELFKEHDPHLVLMDINMPELNGFQAVQEIRKISGTVPVIAVTAYAYASDEEKIMASGFDGYTAKPINANLLRSKIIALLEKHLILL; the protein is encoded by the coding sequence ATGTCGACGAAAAATGTTTTGCGGATAAGCTTATTGTTTATTTGTTGTTGTCATGTTTTTTTGACAAAAGCGAATATCCATGATCGAGGGTATATATTAATTCTGAATTCTTATGCAGAATCTGATGTGTGGGCAAACCATGCTATCGACAGTATACGAAAAGATCATTCGATAAAAGAAGATATTTGGGTTGAATCCTTGAACATGCTTTTGGAGGATAGTGTGACGGGATTGCAGAAAAGAAGGGATTATATTTTGGCAAAATATGATACCGCTCCCAGATGTGTTGTCATGTTGGGAAATAGTATCTGGTGCGTGTTCGAGGATGTTTTTAAAGAAATCTGGAAAGATGTTCCTGTTATTCTTTGTGTGCGGGAAGATTATGTCGGTCCGTTAGATGTCATGTTGAAAAGAGAAGAGATCAACCCGAAGGATATTATCCCTTTACAGGATAAATTGAACGGATTGAATGTTACGCTTATCGAGTGTCCCGTTTATATCCGGGAAACGATTGACGAAATGAAACGTTTGCTCCCGAACATGAAGAAGATTGTCTTAATATCGGATAGACACTACGTGAGTGCGCAGATACGGGAGAAAATGAGACACGTGTGCGAGACATATTTTCCGGATTTGGATGTGTCTTATTTTATTGAAGGGCAGATAAATATGGATCAAATGCTGGATTCTATTTATTCGTATGACATGAATGAGGTCGGGTTACTTTATTTTTCATGGGTTCAACGTAAGGAAATTGCCGGAAATAAATATTTGTCCACGAACAACCATAAAGCTATCAGTTATTTCGATAATCACCCGGTTTTTACGTTGGAAGATAATGGAATCCATGATGGGGATATGGCTGGAGGATATTTTTACTTGGGCAAAGATTTTGCACATACGGTCACGCGGACGTTAAGGGAGGTCTTGGATGGAAAGGAGGCAAAAGATATTCCTTTGCAGGTGGCGGGAAAACCGAATTATTATCTCTCTTATCCGATTCTTCAGAAGGCCGGAATCCCGACTTCTTTGTATCCGGATAATGCGGTTTATTTATTTGCCCCGGAAGGATTCTGGGAGCAGGCTCGTTATATGTTACTAGCCATTATCGTTTTACTATTTATCACGTATCTGTTATGGATACGGTTACGGTTGTTGAAAAAAGAGAGAGTGTTACACGATCGGGAGTTGGTTCTTCTGGAAAAATATAAAGCGCTTTTCACGAATATGCCGCTGGCTTACATGAAACATCGGTTGATTTATAATGCAAAAGGGGATGTCGTGGATTATCAAGTGGAAGAAGTAAACCCGATGTTTGAAGAATGTTTTGCCAAAGCGGAGAAGGTGGTCGGTAAAAAAGGCAGTGAACTACGGGGAAGTCGATATAACGAGTTCGTCGTGTTGTACAAAAAAATGTTTATCGAGAAAAAGTCATTTACCTTTGAATATTATTACAGTGCAACACAGAAATACTATGAAATAATAAATATCGCATCCACGGAAAAAGGAATGGTCGATATTTTTTGCGTGGATGTCACTGATTTGCGGAAAACAAGATCTATGTTGGAATCCGTGAACTATAAATTGTCAATGGCTCTCGACGTGGCGAATATAACTCCTTGGCGTTGGGATTTGGAAAGACATACCGTCTTGTGTGATGTGAATCGTCCGATTGAACTAAAACATTGTACTGATAATGAGGATTCTTTAGCGGTTCCTGAAGAACAATATTTTTCAAAGATACATAAAGACGATCGAGAACGTGTAAAAGCGGCTTATTCGGCTTTAATTGCCGGAAAAGTAGCCAAGATCAGGGAGGAATACCGGGTTTTGGATAAAAGTGAACATCATTATTCTTACGAATGGGTAGAGGCGCAGGCTACCGTGGATCAGCGGGATAAAAATGGGAAACCTTTATCTTTGGTGGGATCCTCGGTTGTGATTACCACTCGAAAACAGATGGAACTGGCTTTGCGTGACGCGAAAGAACATGCGGAAGAATCCAACCGGTTAAAATCTGCCTTTCTTGCTAATATGAGTCACGAAATTCGTACCCCGTTGAATGCTATCGTCGGATTCTCTAATATATTGGCATCGACGGAAGCTGAAGAGGAGAAACGGGAATACATTAATATTATCGAGAATAATAACACCTTACTTTTGCAATTAATTAGTGATATTCTTGATCTTTCCAAGATTGAGTCCGGTTCGATGGAGTTTGCCTATTCGGAATTTGACTTAAATGCCCTGATGCGAGGATTAGAACAAACCTCTTGTTTACGATTAACTTCCGCAAAAGTTGAAATTAAATTTGATGAATATCTTCCGGATTGTTGCATTCGTTCAGAGAAAAATCGATTAACACAAGTGATTTCCAATCTGATCAATAACGCGATAAAATTCACGAAAGAAGGAACGATTCGTTTCGGTTATCATCTTTTGGAGAAAGACTCTCTTTATTTTTATGTGTCCGACACGGGATGCGGTATTGACGCGGATAAAAAAGATGCCGTGTTTGAACGATTCGTGAAGTTGAACAATTTTGCACAGGGAACAGGGCTTGGTTTGTCTATCTGTAAAACTATCGTGGAACGGATGGGTGGTAAAATCGGGGTGGAATCGGAAGTAGGACAAGGAACAACTTTTTGGTTTACGATTCCTTATGTGGCTGTAAAATTGCATTGTCAAGAAATAAAGGAAGAGAAAATCGTTCAGCAAGTAGTCGAGAAAAATAAACTTAAGATACTGGTTGCTGAAGATAATCCGAGTAATTACATGCTTTTTGAATCCATATTGAAAAAGGATTATCAATTGATACACGCGTGGAATGGCCGGGAGGCCGTTGAATTGTTTAAAGAACACGATCCACATTTGGTTTTAATGGATATAAATATGCCGGAGTTGAATGGTTTTCAAGCCGTGCAGGAAATCCGCAAGATTTCCGGGACGGTTCCCGTGATTGCGGTTACAGCCTATGCTTATGCCTCTGATGAAGAGAAAATCATGGCCAGCGGGTTTGACGGCTACACGGCAAAACCGATTAATGCAAATTTATTAAGGAGTAAAATTATCGCTTTGTTGGAGAAACATCTTATTTTACTCTAG
- a CDS encoding 1-deoxy-D-xylulose-5-phosphate reductoisomerase, producing MKNIAILGSTGSIGTQTLQVIDANPERFNVEVLTANNQVELLAQQARKFKPNMVVIGNESKYSELTELLKDEDIKVYAGSEAIAQVVQTSTIDVVVTAMVGYSGLLPTINAIKAGKTIALANKETLVVAGDLINRLVEEYKVAILPVDSEHSAIFQCLVGEHNNPVEKILLTASGGPFRGRDYEYLKSVTAAQALKHPNWNMGAKVTIDSASMMNKGFEAIEAKWLFGVKPSQIEVLVHPQSVVHSMVQFQDGNIKAQLGVPDMRLPIQYALTYPERVHSEIPRLDFGIYSDLTFEKPDITTFRNLGLAYEAMNRGGNAPCVLNAANEIMVAAFLKDEISFTAMSDVIERTMEKVSYIVQPTLEDYIASDQEGRRIAKEEFLNLKSKI from the coding sequence ATGAAAAATATAGCAATATTGGGATCTACCGGGTCAATTGGAACGCAGACATTGCAGGTGATTGACGCTAATCCGGAACGGTTTAATGTAGAGGTTCTCACGGCAAATAATCAGGTGGAATTACTGGCACAGCAAGCCAGAAAGTTCAAGCCTAACATGGTTGTGATCGGAAATGAATCAAAATATTCCGAGTTAACCGAGTTATTGAAGGACGAGGATATAAAGGTATATGCCGGGAGCGAAGCTATTGCTCAAGTCGTGCAAACATCCACGATTGATGTGGTCGTTACTGCCATGGTTGGGTATAGCGGGTTGTTACCCACGATCAACGCGATTAAGGCGGGTAAGACGATCGCTCTGGCCAATAAGGAAACCTTAGTTGTTGCCGGAGATTTAATTAACCGGTTGGTTGAGGAATACAAGGTGGCGATATTACCCGTGGATTCCGAACACTCGGCTATATTCCAGTGTTTGGTGGGCGAACACAACAACCCGGTGGAGAAGATATTATTAACAGCGTCCGGTGGACCTTTCCGGGGACGGGATTATGAATATTTGAAGTCCGTAACGGCAGCACAAGCATTAAAACACCCGAACTGGAACATGGGGGCAAAGGTTACCATCGACTCCGCATCCATGATGAATAAAGGTTTCGAGGCGATCGAGGCAAAGTGGTTGTTTGGAGTAAAACCTTCACAAATAGAGGTGTTAGTACACCCGCAATCCGTTGTTCACTCGATGGTTCAGTTTCAGGATGGAAATATAAAGGCACAGTTGGGAGTTCCGGATATGCGTTTGCCGATCCAGTATGCACTGACTTACCCGGAACGGGTACATTCGGAGATACCGCGTTTGGATTTTGGTATTTATTCCGATCTCACGTTTGAAAAACCGGATATAACGACCTTCCGAAATCTGGGATTGGCTTACGAGGCCATGAACCGTGGAGGGAATGCCCCCTGCGTGTTAAATGCGGCCAATGAAATTATGGTGGCAGCCTTTTTGAAAGATGAAATTTCTTTCACGGCCATGTCGGATGTGATTGAACGAACGATGGAAAAAGTGAGTTATATTGTCCAACCTACCTTGGAAGATTATATCGCTTCAGACCAAGAAGGCCGACGAATAGCAAAAGAGGAATTTCTCAATCTAAAATCTAAAATTTAA